In Primulina eburnea isolate SZY01 chromosome 3, ASM2296580v1, whole genome shotgun sequence, one DNA window encodes the following:
- the LOC140827688 gene encoding uncharacterized protein, translated as MATLVPGVLLKLLQHMNTDVKIAGEHRSSLLQVVSIVPALAGGELFPNQGFYLKVSDSSHATYVSLPDKHDDLILSDKIQLGQFIHVERLESASPVPILIGVRPVPGRHPCVGTPEDIVATHSLGFLNNNAKSSLGLKGIDKTKSPSKILGDVKSSATRLNNSLKDDKSDNTKPKLTRSKSQSKVILTLDVKREPIGKSKSSNSRSIPSSPTSCYSLPTSFEKFANAVKQQSKIRGLERLEKATVKAGVKEKVSPAGGITSSAKKVGSVGLIKNVVQGIELGPKALRKSWEGNMDVRSRESPRLKVKKLDLKSDGRNTSAPRKSTGEVLPSKDENKLSSKSSKEESTLITSVTKGFANGNPVEINRSSARASSVGKKSSGEVSKDGLPGNLVKVSFGNRKLTHASVSWTSLPSSLAKLGKEVLKHRDAAQTAAIEAIQEASVAESLLRCVSTYSELRTSAEENNPQPAVEQFLSLHASLNKSLILAESLSKTFSLDSSDSREEISSEEVWKVTSEGRNLAASWVNAALGTNLSPFTVYHRAGTPSSFAASTLSPGLKSLSGNQPVLVLEKSIKNTSSKTLTKPLPTANSKNSSIGNPRRVNDGPTVGQNVKTLPPLEWVKGDSLDEAVELSKVLQLESQDWFLSFVERFLDSDVDSSSLSDNGQIAGMLSQLKSVNDWLDEIGSGKDEDTPHVSTETTDRIRKKIYEYLLTHVESAAAALGGCTQPSPTIETKAR; from the exons ATGGCAACTTTGGTCCCTGGAGTTCTGTTAAAGTTACTGCAGCATATGAATACAGATGTGAAAATTGCAGGAGAGCATAGGTCTTCTTTATTGCAAGTGGTGAGCATTGTTCCTGCACTAGCTGGCGGTGAGCTCTTCCCAAATCAAGGTTTTTACCTGAAGGTATCGGATTCTTCCCATGCCACCTACGTTTCTTTGCCTGATAAACATGACGATCTAATTCTTAGCGATAAGATTCAATTGggtcagtttatacatgttgagagACTTGAGTCTGCCTCCCCTGTACCTATTTTGATCGGGGTTAGGCCGGTACCTGGCCGACATCCTTGTGTGGGAACCCCGGAAGATATAGTTGCTACTCATTCTTTAGGATTCCTCAACAACAATGCTAAATCATCTTTGGGTTTGAAAGGTATAGATAAAACCAAATCACCTTCAAAAATTTTGGGTGATGTGAAATCTTCGGCCACAAGGTTGAATAACAGCTTGAAAGATGATAAATCAGATAACACCAAACCAAAACTGACTCGATCCAAGTCTCAGTCCAAGGTGATTTTGACTTTAGATGTGAAGAGGGAACCAATcggaaaatcaaagtcttcGAATTCAAGGTCTATACCATCGTCACCAACCAGTTGTTATTCCTTACCAACTTCTTTTGAGAAGTTTGCAAATGCAGTTAAGCAGCAATCAAAGATAAGGGGGCTGGAGAGGTTGGAAAAGGCAACTGTTAAAGCGGGGGTGAAAGAAAAGGTAAGCCCTGCTGGCGGGATTACTTCTAGCGCGAAGAAGGTGGGCAGTGTGGGTTTGATAAAGAATGTTGTTCAAGGAATTGAATTGGGGCCAAAGGCTTTGAGAAAGAGCTGGGAAGGGAATATGGATGTCAGAAGTAGGGAAAGTCCAAGATTGAAGGTCAAAAAGCTTGATTTGAAGTCAGATGGTCGAAATACTTCT GCACCAAGGAAATCAACTGGCGAAGTGTTGCCTTCTAAAGATGAGAACAAGTTATCTTCAAAATCAAGCAAAGAAGAAAGTACCTTAATTACATCTGTAACGAAAGGTTTCGCAAATGGAAATCCAGTTGAAATTAACAGGTCATCTGCACGAGCATCTTCAGTTGGAAAGAAATCATCTGGAGAGGTTTCTAAAGACGGATTGCCAGGAAATCTGGTCAAGGTTTCTTTCGGAAACCGGAAATTAACTCATGCAAGTGTTTCATGGACGTCACTTCCTTCTTCTCTTGCAAAGCTTGGGAAG GAGGTTTTGAAGCACAGAGATGCAGCACAGACAGCTGCTATAGAAGCAATCCAAGAAGCTTCCGTAGCAGAAAGCCTGCTCCGGTGTGTAAG CACATATTCTGAGTTACGTACATCGGCAGAGGAAAATAATCCACAGCCTGCGGTGGAGCAGTTCTTGTCTCTGCATGCAAGCTTGAATAAATCTCTTATTCTTGCCGAGTCCTTGTCAAAAACTTTTTCCCTCGATTCTTCTGATAGTCGTGAAGAAATATCATCAGAAGAAGTTTGGAAGGTCACATCTGAGGGACGTAACCTAGCTGCTTCGTGGGTCAATGCTGCATTGGGCACCAATTTGTCTCCCTTCACGGTATATCATAGAGCTGGTACCCCTAGCTCATTTGCTGCCTCGACTCTTTCTCCAGGATTGAAGTCACTTTCCGGCAATCAGCCAGTTTTAGTACTCGAGAAGTCTATTAAAAACACTTCATCTAAAACCTTGACAAAACCCCTCCCTACTGCTAATTCTAAGAATTCTTCAATAGGAAATCCACGTCGTGTGAATGACGGGCCAACTGTTGGTCAGAATGTAAAAACCTTGCCTCCATTAGAGTGGGTCAAAGGAGACAGCCTCGATGAGGCTGTGGAGTTGTCTAAAGTACTGCAGCTGGAGTCACAAGACTGGTTCTTAAGTTTTGTTGAGAGATTCTTGGATTCTGATGTTGATTCCTCATCTTTATCTGACAATGGTCAAATAGCCGGCATGTTGAGTCAGCTCAAGAGTGTGAATGACTGGTTGGACGAGATTGGATCTGGCAAGGATGAGGATACGCCACACGTCTCCACAGAGACTACTGACAGAATacggaagaagatttacgagtATCTTCTCACACATGTAGAATCTGCTGCTGCTGCCCTAGGTGGTTGCACACAACCGTCTCCAACGATTGAAACAAAGGCAAGATGA